TCCTGATTGTCATGTTTATATTTTCCAAGTCTTAAATCTTACTCCTCTTTATTTTCTTTCAAGGAAGTCAACACACCGACCATCTTCGACATCGAAGCCTGAAGAGTGGCGGCGAGAGTCCTCATAGGACTCTGAAAATCTCCGATAAGACGGCTTAAGAGCTCATTCCTCGAAGGGAGTTTCGCTATCTCGGCGAATTTATCGGCTCCGAACAGCTCGCCGTCGAACCAGCAAGCTTTTACCTTCATCTTATCATATTCCTTTGAAAAGTCATATATGATCTTCGCCGGACTCGTTGCGTCTTCGTAGCTGAGCGCAAGACCGGTAGGACCGACAAGATATTCGGAAAAGCCGGTAAGATTGGCTTCACCGGCTGCTATGTCTATCAAACTGTTTTTGACTACTTTATATTCTATCCCCTTCTCTCTTAGTCTCTTTCTGAATTCGACCGCCTCATCAACTGTCAGATGAGTGAAGTCTGTCAAATAGATTCCCTTAGCTTTCGAAAACTTCTCCGAAAGCTCCTTGACTGCTTCAATCTTTTGAGGATTAGGCATCTATTCCGCTCTCCATATTATCAATCTCTCCAAATCTATCGTGCGGGTTGGGGCTTGCCTGCCCCGAAGTAAGCGGGGCCCTGACCGCCACATTATATATTCTTTCCTCATCACGCGCCCACGGAGCTTTTTTCTACTTTAATTCCGGGTCCCATACTCGACGACAGTGTCATCGTTTTGAAATATACTCCCTTAGACGCCGCAGGTTTTAAACGCATGATCGTTCCCACAAGGCTTTTTATATTATCTTTCAGCTGGTCGCTATCGAAGGAGAGCCTGCCCACCGTAATGTGTACGACTCCGTACTTATCCGTCCGCAGTTCGAGTCTTCCCGCTTTCAACTCCTTAACCGCTTTTCCAATATCCATTGTGACGGTGCCGCTCTTCGGATTAGGCATCAGTCCTCTTGGTCCGAGTATCCTTCCTAACTTCCCCAGATCGCCCATTGTATCCGGAGTAGCCACCATAACGTCGAAATCGGTCCAGCCCTCTTCTATTTTCTTCAGATACTCTTCGTAGCCGACCATGTCCGCGCCGGCTTTTTCCGCCTCTTTCTGTTTATCGCCCTTTGCGATCGCTAATACTTTAACATCTTTGCCCACGCCGTGCGGGAGCGATGCCGTTCCCCTGATCTGCTGGTCGGCATGTTTCGGGTCTATGCCCAGATTGATGGATAATTCGACGCTTTCATCGAATTTTGCCGCCTGCTGATCTTTTAACATGTTTACGGCTTCTTCAAGCGGATATTCCATCGTCCTGTCTATATTCGCCAGACTTTGTTTATATCGTTTTGAATGCGCCATATTATCTGCCCTCTATTAGAATCCCCATGCTTCTGGCGGTTCCGGCTATGATCTTCATCGCCTGTTCGATATCGTTGGCGTTTAGATCCTCCATCTTCATCTCGGCGATCTTTCTGACATCATTGCTCCTGATGTCCGCGACCTTCTCCTTGTTCGGCTCGCCGGAGCCTTTTTCGATCTTAGCCGCTTTGAGCAGAAGATCCGACGCCGGAGGAGTCTTGGTAATAAATGAAAATGACCTGTCGACGTACACCGTTATGACTGCCGGCACTATATACCCGCGCATATTTTCAGTGCGTGAATTATACGCCTTGCAAAATTCCATAATGTTAACGCCATGCTGACCCAGTGCGGGTCCTACCGGCGGAGCCGGTGACGCCTGCCCGCCTTTGATGTGCAGCGTGAACTTAGCATCGATTTTTTTTGCCATGATCCCCTACTTCTCTAATTCTACCTGAAGAAAGTCCAGCTCCACGGGAGTTGCTCTCCCGAATATGGATACCATAACTTTGACTTTCTGTTTTTCTTCGTTGATTTCCTGAACAAAACCCGTGAAGTCGTTGAACGGCCCGTCCGTTACCCTTATGGAGTCGCCTACGCTGAACGGAGCAGCCATGACGCTCTTGTGCTTACTCTCATCGGAATCCCCTAACACCCGTTTCACTTCCTTTTCGTGAAGAGATTGGGGGTTGTTTCCCGGACCGATGAAATTCAAGACTCCGTATGCGTCTTCTATCAGGTAACGTGTCTCTTTGTCGAGATCCATCTGCACGAGCACGTAACCCGGGAAGAAGACTTTCTTTCTTGACCGCTTTTTACCGTCACGCATCTCTATCACGTTGTCCGTGGGGACAAGCACTTCAAAGATCCGGTCGTCCATTTTCTCGCGCTTTATCGCCGCTAAAAGCGAATCCATTATCTTGTTTTCCTGACCGCTGAAAGTTCTGATAGCGTACCACTTTGCCCTGCCGACGTCGATCTTCGGCTCATCGGACTCTTCCTCCTCAGCCGGTTCGACCTCAGCAGCTTCGACGACGGGTTCCTCCTCTTCGACGTAGGGCAGCTGTTCCTCGTCTATCTCCATTGAGGAGCCTTGTATCACCTTCTCTACGGGATCCCTCTTCACCAAATCTTTCTTATTTTCTTTCTTGTTCGCCATTTTTCTTACTGTAAGAGTAATCTAATAACTCCTGCCAACGACCTGTCGATCCCGAAAAGGAACAACGCAAGGATCGCAGATAATACGAGCACTACCGTTGTAGAGCCTTTTAGTTCTTCCCAGCCGGGCCAGGAGACCTTCTTCATTTCAAATACAACTCCTTCAAAAAATTCTCTCAGTTTTCTAATCATGACTCTTTTCCGTCTATCTCCCCCTTAGCAGGCCTGGAGGGATTCGAACCCCCAACATCCGGTTTTGGAGACCGGCGCTCTACCAATTGGAGCTACAGGCCTATTCGATTCGGCTGCGACAATCCACCCATGAAATGGAAATGTCACAAGAAAGTGTCCGTGCGAAAGTTTCTTGATCATACCCGGAGAATCCCCTCGATTTCTATGCGAACTTAAAACGGAATACGACAAAAACTACTTGGTCTCTTTATGGGTGGTATGTTTCCCGCAGAACCTACAATATTTTTTATACTCTACCCTGTCCGGATGAAGTCGTTTGTTCTTGGTAGTGTCGTAGTTCCTCTGGTGACAAACCGTACACTCGAGTGTTATCTTATCCCTCAATATTACTCCTCAATGGCCTTTGTAGCTGTGGCGTAGCCACACTAATACCGCCTCCTCCCCCTTTGAGGGGGGTGTCCGGCAGCTGCCGGACGGGGGGTGTTATCCCAAAGGACAATTCTTGAATTGTCCCTACATCTGTTAGAATGACAGTTGTTAGATGATTTTGCATATTACTCCATGATCTCGGTTACTACGCCCGCGCCGACGGTGTGTCCACCCTCGCGGATAGCAAACCGGAGTTCCTTCTCCATCGCTATCGGGGTGATCAACTCGATCTCTAAACTGACGTTGTCCCCCGGCATAACCATCTCAGTGTCCTTGGGCAGCTCGACAAGTCCCGTAACGTCCGTCGTCCTGAAGTAAAACTGCGGCCTGTAACCCTTAAAGAATGGGGTGTGCCTCCCTCCCTCGTCCTTCGATAGGATATACACCTCTCCCTTGAACTTCGTATGAGGTTTTATCGAACCCGGTTTCGACACTACCATCCCGCGCTTCAGGTAGTCCTTGTCGATACCGCGCATAAGAAGTCCGACGTTGTCACCCGCTTCCCCTCTGTCGAGAAGCTTACGGAACATCTCAACGCCCGTGATAGCCGCTTTCTTGTCTGCGCCTAATCCCACCAGCTCCATCTCGTCGCCTACCTTCACAACTCCACGCTCTATCCTGCCTGTCCCTACAGTGCCTCTGCCGGTAATAGAGAAGACGTCCTCTACCGGCATCAAAAAGTCCTTGTCAATGTCACGCTCGGGTATAGGTATAAAAGAATCGACAGCGTCGAGAAGCTCCTGGATGCTCTTCGTCTTCTCCGCGTCCTCGGGGTTGTTCAACGCCTCAAGAGCGCTCCCCTTGATTATCGGTATATCATCTCCCGGAAACTCGTACTTCGAGAGCAACTCACGTAGCTCGAGCTCGACTAATTCTATCAGCTCGGGATCATCGACCATGTCGGTCTTATTTAGATAGACTACTATGGAGGGTACGTTCACCTGACGCGCTAAAAGCACGTGCTCACGCGTCTGAGGCATAGGACCGTCGGCAGCCGATACTACGAGTATCGCGCCGTCCATCTGAGCCGCGCCCGTTATCATGTTCTTGATATAATCGGCGTGTCCCGGGCAGTCAACGTGGGCGTAGTGACGCTCTTCCGTCTCGTACTCCACGTGAGCCGTGGCGATAGTGATGCCGCGCTCCTTCTCCTCCGGGGCGTTGTCTATCGAATCGAACGAACGCGCATCGGCTAAGCCCTTCTTACTGAGGTACAATGTTATCGCCGATGTCAGCGTCGTCTTTCCGTGGTCAACGTGACCGATAGTGCCTACGTTTACGTGCGGCTTAGTCCTCTCATACTTTTCCTTAGCCATCTATCTCCTCCTGATTTTGTTTGCGTCAGGCAACCTTGACTGCTCCAACGCTTTCAAGAATTTTTTCCTCAACTTGCTTCGGAAGTTTCTCATAATGTGAAAATTGCATGGTGAATACAGCCCGTCCCTGTGTCATCGACCTTAAATCCGTTGCGTATCCGAACATCTGGGCAAGCGGTACAAGGGCGGATACAGCCTGTGCGTTATTGCGTGGAATCATGCTCTGAACCTTTCCCCTGCGCGAGGAGATATCGCCCGATACGTCGCCGAGATATTCTTCAGGAGTAATAGACTCAATCGACATTATCGGTTCGAGTATGACCGGTGATGCCCTCTTTGCGCCATCCTGAAGCGCCATCGAGCCGGCTACTTTAAATGCGATTTCGGAAGAATCAACATCATGATAAGAACCGTCGACCAGCGTAACCTTCACGTCTATAAGCGGAAAGCCTGCGACAACGCCGTTTGACAGGGCTTCTTTTATCCCCGCCGATACCGACGAAATATATTCTCTCGGTATCGATCCCCCCACTATCTTGTCAAAAAATTCATATCCCTTCCCGGGTTCGTTAGGCTCAAGAATGATGTTACAGTGTCCGTATTGTCCCCTGCCGCCGCTCTGCCGGATGAATTTGCCTTCAGCCTCGACTTTCTTCATAATAGTCTCTTTGTACGCTACCTGCGGACGACCGACTTTTGCATGTACCTTGAACTCCCTGAGGAGTCTATCTACTAAGATATCCAGATGAAGCTCGCCCATTCCGGAGATGATAGTCTGTCCCGTTTCCTCGTTCGTCCTGATCTTGAACGTCGGGTCCTCTTCCGATAGTTTTGTCAGCCCGGAAGAGAGAGAATCCTGATCCGCTTTTGATACCGGCTCGATCGCAACGGATATGACCGGTTCCGGGAAATGCATCGACTCAAGAATTATCGGGTCGTCTTTGGAACAGATCGTGTCCCCCGTTTTCGTCCTGTTCAGTCCGACTATGGCGCAAATTTCTCCGGTTCCGACTTCGCTCAGGTCTTCGCGTTTATTTGCGTGCATCAGCATTATCCTGCTGATACGTTCTTTCTTATCGTTCGAAACGTTATATACGTGGTCCCCCTTGGATATCCTGCCGGAATATACACGAATGTAAGTGAGCCTGCCGACGTATGGGTCGGTTACTATCTTGAACGCCAAGGCGCTGAACGGCTCGTCGTCGCTCGCCATACGCTCTATCTCTTCTCCCGTATGCGGGTGAATTCCCTTTGTAGGCGGCAGATCGAGCGGAGAAGGCAGGAAATGGTTTACCGCGTCCAGCAGTCTTTGCACGCCCTGGTTTTTGAACGCCGAACCGCAGATAACGGGAATGACCTGATTGGCTATCGTTGCTTTCCGCAGCGCTGCAAGCACCCTCTCCTTCGAAACCTCGTTACCTTCGAGGTAATCCTCCAACAGGTGATCGTCGTACGTCGCCGCTTCTTCTATAAGATGTTTTCTCGCAGCTTCAGCTTCCGGAACGAGATCGTTCGGGATTTCGCCGTAATCGAACGTCACTCCTAACGAGGAAGTGTTATAAAGAACGGTCTTCATTTCGAGCAGATCAATGAGACCGTTGAACATCTCGCCTGAGCCGATTGGAAGGACAATAGGAATCGGGTTTGCTCCCAACCTTTCCTTTATCATATCTACTACAAAATTGAAATCGGCTCCCACCCTGTCCATCTTATTGACAAAGGCGATTCTCGGGATCTCGTATTTATCAGCCTGATGCCATACGGTCTCGGACTGCGGTTCAACTCCGCCGACCGCGCAGAAGAGAGCGACCGCTCCGTCGAGTACGCGCAGAGAGCGCTCTACCTCCATGGTAAAATCCACGTGCCCCGGTGTATCTATAATATTTATCTGATGGCCTTCCCACTCGCAGGAAGTGGCAGCGCTGGTTATGGTTATCCCGCGCTCTTTTTCCTGTTCCATCCAGTCCATGGTCGCGGCGCCGTCATGAACCTCTCCCATCCGGTGAAGCTTACCGGTGTAAAAGAGAATCCGCTCGGTCGTCGTTGTTTTCCCGGCATCGATGTGCGCCATGATCCCTATGTTTCGCACGTTATTTAAATTCTTTTCTTTTTTCATAACCTTTGAACCGCTTTACTCCGCTCTAAATTCTGAAGTGAGCGAACGCCTTGTTCGCTTCCGCCATGCGGTGGGTCTGCTCGCGAATCGACATCGCCTTGCCCTCGCTGCGCGAAGCGTCGTAAAGCTCCTTGGCCAAACGCTGAGCCATCGGCTTACCTTTATCCTGACGCGCCGAGGTAATAATCCAGCGAAACGCCAGGCTCTGCGTACGCTTGCGACTCACCTGCATCGGAACCTGATAGTTGGCGCCACCCACACGCTTGGAACGAACCTCCACCCGAGGCTTTACATTCTCAATAGCACGCTCCCACACTTCAATCGCGGTCGGTTCGCCCTTGGTCTTCTCTTCGATGAGATCAAACGCGGCATAAACCACACGTTGCGCCACAGCCTTCTTGCCGTCGAGCATAATGCAGTTGATAAAACGAGAAAGGTGCTTGTTTCCGTAACGCGGATCAGGCTTCAGTTGCGCCTCCGCCTTGGTAATACGTCCAGCCATGATAGCGCTCTTTCTTGATTGGCTCGCCTAACACACACACCTGGTTTCCCAAGAGCAAAACTCCGGGGTGGGGTGGAGGTGGTCGTTCACCCCGCTCACGTGGCGGGATTACTTGCCTTTGCGAAAAATTAGATTCTGTTTACTTGCTGCTCTTGGTGCCATACTTGGAGCGCGACTGCTTGCGACCATCCACACCCAGCGTATCGAGCGAGCCACGCACAATGTGGTAACGCACACCGGGAAGGTCACGCACACGACCACCACGCACCAGCACAATGCTATGCTCCTGGAGGTTGTGGCCTTCGCCGGGAATGTAAGCCGTCACTTCGTTGCCGTTGGACAAACGCACGCGGGCGACTTTGCGAAGCGCCGAGTTGGGCTTCTTAGGCGTCACTGTACGCACCTGCAAACACACACCACGCTTCTGGGGCGAACCGCCCAAGTCACGCACGCGTGATTGAACTTTGACCGCCCGGCGGGGCTTACGGATTAACTGGTTCATCGTCGGCATATAGAGTCCTCGTTCCTTGTATTGAATCGAGTCGAGCAGTATACAAACTCACACCCCATTGACAACCCCTCAAGACCCATTTATCCCTAATCCCCCAAAAAAAAGAAGACCGGCCGCTCACCAAGAATGGGGCAGCCGGTCTTCGATCAGGGGGTCGGTCTCAGACTAATCAATCATATCCGCTAAAAGGCCTATATCACCTCGGGACAAAATCTTTCTGGTTCCCATCGGCTGATTAATCTGTAAATATCTCAAACACAATCAATAAGCGTTTTTTCCAATCGGCCTCAATCCCCCAAACCCACAACCCGCCAAAAGATCACCCCCGGAAATGGATTGATCTGTCTATATTTTACAGCAGGGGAGTTGTTTTTACTCTGGGGTT
This is a stretch of genomic DNA from Candidatus Neomarinimicrobiota bacterium. It encodes these proteins:
- a CDS encoding 50S ribosomal protein L10, with the protein product MPNPQKIEAVKELSEKFSKAKGIYLTDFTHLTVDEAVEFRKRLREKGIEYKVVKNSLIDIAAGEANLTGFSEYLVGPTGLALSYEDATSPAKIIYDFSKEYDKMKVKACWFDGELFGADKFAEIAKLPSRNELLSRLIGDFQSPMRTLAATLQASMSKMVGVLTSLKENKEE
- a CDS encoding 50S ribosomal protein L1 produces the protein MAHSKRYKQSLANIDRTMEYPLEEAVNMLKDQQAAKFDESVELSINLGIDPKHADQQIRGTASLPHGVGKDVKVLAIAKGDKQKEAEKAGADMVGYEEYLKKIEEGWTDFDVMVATPDTMGDLGKLGRILGPRGLMPNPKSGTVTMDIGKAVKELKAGRLELRTDKYGVVHITVGRLSFDSDQLKDNIKSLVGTIMRLKPAASKGVYFKTMTLSSSMGPGIKVEKSSVGA
- the rplK gene encoding 50S ribosomal protein L11 encodes the protein MAKKIDAKFTLHIKGGQASPAPPVGPALGQHGVNIMEFCKAYNSRTENMRGYIVPAVITVYVDRSFSFITKTPPASDLLLKAAKIEKGSGEPNKEKVADIRSNDVRKIAEMKMEDLNANDIEQAMKIIAGTARSMGILIEGR
- the nusG gene encoding transcription termination/antitermination factor NusG; translation: MEIDEEQLPYVEEEEPVVEAAEVEPAEEEESDEPKIDVGRAKWYAIRTFSGQENKIMDSLLAAIKREKMDDRIFEVLVPTDNVIEMRDGKKRSRKKVFFPGYVLVQMDLDKETRYLIEDAYGVLNFIGPGNNPQSLHEKEVKRVLGDSDESKHKSVMAAPFSVGDSIRVTDGPFNDFTGFVQEINEEKQKVKVMVSIFGRATPVELDFLQVELEK
- the secE gene encoding preprotein translocase subunit SecE: MIRKLREFFEGVVFEMKKVSWPGWEELKGSTTVVLVLSAILALFLFGIDRSLAGVIRLLLQ
- the rpmG gene encoding 50S ribosomal protein L33, with the translated sequence MRDKITLECTVCHQRNYDTTKNKRLHPDRVEYKKYCRFCGKHTTHKETK
- the tuf gene encoding elongation factor Tu, which produces MAKEKYERTKPHVNVGTIGHVDHGKTTLTSAITLYLSKKGLADARSFDSIDNAPEEKERGITIATAHVEYETEERHYAHVDCPGHADYIKNMITGAAQMDGAILVVSAADGPMPQTREHVLLARQVNVPSIVVYLNKTDMVDDPELIELVELELRELLSKYEFPGDDIPIIKGSALEALNNPEDAEKTKSIQELLDAVDSFIPIPERDIDKDFLMPVEDVFSITGRGTVGTGRIERGVVKVGDEMELVGLGADKKAAITGVEMFRKLLDRGEAGDNVGLLMRGIDKDYLKRGMVVSKPGSIKPHTKFKGEVYILSKDEGGRHTPFFKGYRPQFYFRTTDVTGLVELPKDTEMVMPGDNVSLEIELITPIAMEKELRFAIREGGHTVGAGVVTEIME
- the fusA gene encoding elongation factor G; translation: MKKEKNLNNVRNIGIMAHIDAGKTTTTERILFYTGKLHRMGEVHDGAATMDWMEQEKERGITITSAATSCEWEGHQINIIDTPGHVDFTMEVERSLRVLDGAVALFCAVGGVEPQSETVWHQADKYEIPRIAFVNKMDRVGADFNFVVDMIKERLGANPIPIVLPIGSGEMFNGLIDLLEMKTVLYNTSSLGVTFDYGEIPNDLVPEAEAARKHLIEEAATYDDHLLEDYLEGNEVSKERVLAALRKATIANQVIPVICGSAFKNQGVQRLLDAVNHFLPSPLDLPPTKGIHPHTGEEIERMASDDEPFSALAFKIVTDPYVGRLTYIRVYSGRISKGDHVYNVSNDKKERISRIMLMHANKREDLSEVGTGEICAIVGLNRTKTGDTICSKDDPIILESMHFPEPVISVAIEPVSKADQDSLSSGLTKLSEEDPTFKIRTNEETGQTIISGMGELHLDILVDRLLREFKVHAKVGRPQVAYKETIMKKVEAEGKFIRQSGGRGQYGHCNIILEPNEPGKGYEFFDKIVGGSIPREYISSVSAGIKEALSNGVVAGFPLIDVKVTLVDGSYHDVDSSEIAFKVAGSMALQDGAKRASPVILEPIMSIESITPEEYLGDVSGDISSRRGKVQSMIPRNNAQAVSALVPLAQMFGYATDLRSMTQGRAVFTMQFSHYEKLPKQVEEKILESVGAVKVA
- the rpsG gene encoding 30S ribosomal protein S7, translating into MAGRITKAEAQLKPDPRYGNKHLSRFINCIMLDGKKAVAQRVVYAAFDLIEEKTKGEPTAIEVWERAIENVKPRVEVRSKRVGGANYQVPMQVSRKRTQSLAFRWIITSARQDKGKPMAQRLAKELYDASRSEGKAMSIREQTHRMAEANKAFAHFRI
- a CDS encoding 30S ribosomal protein S12; translated protein: MPTMNQLIRKPRRAVKVQSRVRDLGGSPQKRGVCLQVRTVTPKKPNSALRKVARVRLSNGNEVTAYIPGEGHNLQEHSIVLVRGGRVRDLPGVRYHIVRGSLDTLGVDGRKQSRSKYGTKSSK